A genomic segment from Burkholderia plantarii encodes:
- a CDS encoding DNA-3-methyladenine glycosylase I yields MEQDNPGLILDRHGVPRCYWQPDMPDYHDAEWGVPVDDEQRLFEKICLEGFQSGMAWITILRKRENFRAAFDDFDFRRIAEYGEPDIERLMADAGIVRNRAKIRSVINNAHRAIEAVETFGSLAGWLWQYEPKPGARPATIDLDYWKRNPTSPESHALSAEMKRRGWTFVGPTNIHALMQAVGMINDHLTGCACRETAELARRRFRRPACR; encoded by the coding sequence GTGGAGCAAGACAACCCGGGGCTGATTCTCGATCGGCATGGCGTGCCGCGCTGCTACTGGCAGCCGGACATGCCCGACTATCACGACGCCGAATGGGGCGTGCCGGTGGACGACGAACAGCGGCTGTTCGAGAAGATCTGCCTGGAAGGCTTTCAGTCCGGCATGGCCTGGATCACGATCCTGCGCAAGCGCGAGAACTTCCGCGCGGCGTTCGACGATTTCGATTTCCGGCGCATCGCCGAATATGGCGAGCCCGACATCGAGCGCCTGATGGCCGATGCCGGCATCGTGCGCAACCGCGCCAAGATCCGCTCGGTGATCAACAACGCGCACCGCGCGATCGAGGCGGTGGAGACGTTCGGTTCGCTGGCCGGCTGGCTCTGGCAATACGAGCCGAAGCCGGGCGCGCGGCCCGCCACGATCGATCTCGACTACTGGAAGCGCAACCCGACCTCGCCCGAGTCGCATGCGCTGTCGGCGGAGATGAAGCGGCGCGGCTGGACCTTCGTCGGGCCGACCAACATCCATGCGCTGATGCAGGCGGTCGGCATGATCAACGATCACCTGACGGGCTGCGCCTGCCGCGAGACGGCGGAACTCGCGCGCCGGCGCTTTCGGCGGCCGGCCTGCCGCTGA
- a CDS encoding GNAT family N-acetyltransferase — MSTRTNEHGQPIGPAVEGWTARALPAAVTLEGRYCRLEPLDAARHADDLAAAYLGAPDGRDWTYLFVGPFASVEAYRSFAESAARSTDPRHYAVIDRATGRAVGTLALMRQDPAHGVIEVGSVTFSPDLKRTPLSTEAQYLLMAYAFDTLGYRRYEWKCDSLNAPSRHAAERLGFSFEGIFRQAIVYKGRSRDTAWYSIIDTEWPRVKRALDRWLAPENFDADGRQRRSLAELRDTAG; from the coding sequence ATGTCCACCCGCACCAACGAACACGGCCAGCCGATCGGCCCGGCCGTCGAAGGCTGGACCGCGCGCGCGCTGCCCGCCGCCGTCACGCTCGAAGGCCGCTACTGCCGGCTCGAACCGCTCGACGCGGCGCGCCATGCCGACGATCTGGCCGCCGCCTACCTCGGCGCGCCGGACGGCCGCGACTGGACCTACCTGTTCGTCGGCCCGTTCGCGAGCGTCGAGGCCTATCGCAGCTTTGCCGAGAGCGCCGCGCGCAGCACCGATCCGCGCCATTACGCGGTGATCGACCGCGCCACCGGCCGCGCGGTCGGCACGCTCGCGCTGATGCGGCAGGACCCGGCGCACGGCGTGATCGAGGTGGGCAGCGTGACGTTCTCGCCGGACCTGAAGCGCACGCCGCTGTCCACCGAGGCGCAATACCTGCTGATGGCCTACGCGTTCGACACGCTCGGCTACCGCCGCTACGAATGGAAATGCGACAGCCTGAACGCGCCGTCGCGGCACGCCGCCGAGCGGCTCGGCTTCAGCTTCGAAGGGATCTTCCGGCAGGCGATCGTCTACAAGGGCCGCTCGCGCGACACCGCCTGGTATTCGATCATCGACACCGAATGGCCGCGCGTGAAGCGGGCCCTCGACCGCTGGCTCGCGCCGGAGAACTTCGACGCCGACGGGCGCCAGCGGCGCTCGCTCGCCGAGTTGCGCGACACGGCCGGCTGA
- a CDS encoding DsbA family oxidoreductase: MSQPLTIDFVSDIACPWCAVGLSSLLIALERVGDAADVQIRVHPFELNPNMGPEGESIVEHIGKKYGRTPEQIAESQAMIRERGASVGFTFGKRDAIYNTFDAHRLLHWAGLEGKQLPLKLELLRAYHGEGRRTDDPEVLAAAAQAVGLDAERAREVLASGAYADEVRAAERESQALGISSVPSIIFNERYLVTGGQPAEAFERAIRQILAEAA, translated from the coding sequence ATGTCTCAACCGTTGACCATCGATTTCGTGTCCGACATCGCGTGCCCGTGGTGCGCGGTCGGCCTGTCCTCGCTGCTGATCGCGCTCGAGCGCGTGGGCGACGCGGCCGACGTGCAGATCCGCGTGCATCCGTTCGAACTGAATCCGAACATGGGGCCGGAGGGGGAATCGATCGTCGAACACATCGGCAAGAAATATGGCCGCACGCCCGAGCAGATCGCCGAATCGCAGGCCATGATCCGCGAGCGCGGCGCGAGCGTGGGCTTCACGTTCGGCAAGCGCGACGCCATCTACAACACCTTCGACGCGCATCGCCTGCTGCACTGGGCCGGCCTCGAAGGCAAGCAGCTGCCGCTCAAGCTCGAACTGCTGCGCGCCTACCACGGCGAAGGCAGGCGCACCGACGATCCGGAAGTGCTGGCCGCCGCCGCGCAGGCCGTCGGGCTCGACGCCGAACGCGCGCGCGAGGTGCTGGCGAGCGGCGCCTACGCCGACGAGGTGCGCGCGGCCGAGCGCGAATCGCAGGCGCTCGGCATCAGCTCGGTGCCGTCGATCATCTTCAACGAACGCTATCTGGTGACGGGCGGCCAGCCCGCCGAAGCGTTCGAGCGCGCGATCCGGCAGATCCTCGCCGAAGCGGCCTGA
- a CDS encoding SMP-30/gluconolactonase/LRE family protein translates to MTDTTVSSDPTRPAGAPAATLLVDARHVLGECATWCGLARAFYWTDIEGARLWRHRPGATPETESWPMPERLGCFALTDERDVLVVGLASHLALFDLRDGRFERIVEVEPDQRSRLNDGRCDRAGNLVFGMKDENDPLQAATGFYRLNADRSLERLALPPAAIANSIAFSPDGTRMYFCDTLTRQIMMCDYRADGPVANVRPFVALADATGGPDGSTVDADGGLWNAQWGGARVVRYDANGVETDRIAIPTAQPSCPSFGPAPERADEPADGAEGWRTLYVTSAREGLDGDALAADPHAGGVFVATTAYRGLPEARFPLRGAR, encoded by the coding sequence ATGACCGATACGACCGTTTCCTCCGATCCGACCCGACCCGCCGGCGCGCCGGCCGCCACCCTCCTGGTCGATGCACGCCACGTGCTCGGCGAATGCGCGACCTGGTGCGGGCTCGCCCGTGCGTTCTACTGGACCGACATCGAGGGCGCGCGGCTCTGGCGCCACCGCCCCGGCGCGACGCCCGAGACCGAAAGCTGGCCGATGCCCGAACGGCTCGGCTGTTTCGCGCTGACCGACGAGCGCGACGTGCTGGTGGTCGGGCTCGCGTCGCATCTGGCGCTGTTCGACCTGCGCGACGGCCGCTTCGAGCGCATCGTCGAGGTCGAGCCGGACCAGCGCTCGCGCCTGAACGACGGGCGCTGCGACCGCGCCGGCAATCTGGTGTTCGGCATGAAGGACGAGAACGATCCGCTGCAGGCCGCGACGGGTTTCTACCGGCTCAACGCCGACCGTTCGCTCGAACGGCTCGCGCTGCCGCCCGCGGCGATCGCCAACAGCATCGCGTTCTCGCCCGACGGCACGCGCATGTACTTCTGCGACACGCTCACGCGACAGATCATGATGTGCGATTACCGCGCCGACGGCCCGGTGGCGAACGTGCGGCCGTTCGTGGCGCTGGCCGACGCGACGGGCGGCCCGGACGGCTCGACCGTCGATGCCGACGGCGGCCTCTGGAACGCGCAGTGGGGCGGCGCGCGCGTGGTGCGCTACGACGCGAACGGCGTGGAGACGGACCGCATCGCGATTCCCACCGCGCAGCCGAGCTGCCCGTCGTTCGGCCCGGCGCCCGAGCGCGCCGACGAGCCGGCCGACGGCGCCGAGGGCTGGCGCACGCTCTACGTGACGAGCGCGCGCGAGGGCCTCGACGGCGACGCGCTCGCCGCCGATCCGCACGCGGGCGGCGTGTTCGTCGCGACCACGGCCTATCGCGGGCTGCCGGAAGCGCGCTTTCCGCTGCGCGGCGCGCGCTGA
- a CDS encoding TetR/AcrR family transcriptional regulator, giving the protein MDSHAAPTRLTDRKRASIVGAAIDEFLSAGYDATSMDRIAASAQVSKRTVYNHFPSKEALFAAILQRLWDSTRAGDAPAYRPDAPLRGQLIDLLLRKLRLLSDETFLALVRIAISAAMHSPERAREMVARLGEREEDLTVWIREAAAAGRLATDDPPFAAQQLQGLVKSFAFWPQVAMGQPAVDGEARTRLAESAADMFLARYACGEAAGG; this is encoded by the coding sequence ATGGACTCCCACGCTGCCCCCACCCGGCTGACCGACCGGAAACGCGCGTCGATCGTCGGCGCGGCGATCGACGAATTCCTGTCGGCCGGCTACGACGCGACCAGCATGGACCGCATCGCGGCCAGCGCGCAGGTGTCGAAGCGGACCGTCTACAACCACTTCCCGAGCAAGGAGGCGCTGTTCGCGGCGATCCTGCAGCGGTTGTGGGATTCGACGCGCGCCGGCGACGCGCCCGCCTATCGGCCCGACGCGCCGCTGCGCGGCCAGCTGATCGACCTGCTGCTGCGCAAGCTGCGGCTGCTCAGCGACGAGACGTTCCTGGCGCTGGTGCGCATCGCGATCTCGGCCGCGATGCATTCGCCCGAACGGGCGAGGGAGATGGTGGCGCGGCTCGGCGAGCGCGAGGAGGACCTGACCGTCTGGATTCGCGAGGCCGCCGCCGCCGGGCGCCTCGCCACCGACGATCCGCCGTTCGCCGCGCAGCAGTTGCAGGGGCTCGTGAAATCGTTCGCGTTCTGGCCGCAGGTGGCGATGGGGCAGCCGGCCGTGGATGGCGAAGCGCGCACGCGGCTCGCCGAATCGGCGGCAGACATGTTCCTCGCTCGCTATGCATGCGGCGAGGCCGCCGGCGGTTGA
- a CDS encoding MBL fold metallo-hydrolase — MTSLTRWFSRMLGMAAARRSQTWAAASPQHDGERFRNVRPRPAEGAGKMLSIAWNVLVNKPGGTAPAAALPVDALTRAELEAAPDRSLFRLGHSTMLLKLRGRFWLTDPVFAERASPFRRFGPKRFHAPPIALADLPPLAGVILSHDHYDHLDRETVLALAATTGVFLTPLGVGERLIEWGIDAAKVRQFDWWQGTELDGIAFTATPAQHFSGRSLFDGDRTLWASWTIVDGDLRVFFSGDTGYFDGFREIGERLGPFDVTLLETGAYDAQWPYVHMQPEQTVQAHVDLRGRWLVPVHNGTFDLAMHRWQEPFERVFGLAAARGIALATPRMGERLDLQAPHRGERWWRAVADAPVKPARPRGWRCGREDASGA, encoded by the coding sequence ATGACTTCCCTGACCCGCTGGTTCAGCCGCATGCTCGGCATGGCCGCCGCGCGGCGCTCGCAGACGTGGGCGGCGGCGTCGCCGCAGCACGACGGCGAGCGCTTCCGCAACGTGCGGCCGCGCCCGGCGGAGGGAGCCGGCAAGATGCTGTCGATCGCCTGGAACGTGCTCGTCAACAAGCCGGGCGGCACGGCGCCGGCCGCCGCGCTGCCGGTGGACGCGCTGACGCGCGCCGAACTCGAGGCCGCGCCCGATCGCAGCCTGTTCCGGCTCGGCCACTCGACCATGCTGCTGAAGCTGCGCGGCCGCTTCTGGCTGACCGATCCGGTGTTCGCCGAGCGCGCCTCGCCGTTCCGGCGGTTCGGCCCGAAGCGCTTCCACGCGCCGCCGATCGCGCTGGCGGACCTGCCGCCGCTGGCCGGCGTGATCCTCTCGCACGATCACTACGATCACCTCGACCGCGAGACGGTGCTGGCGCTCGCGGCCACCACCGGCGTGTTCCTCACGCCGCTCGGTGTGGGCGAGCGGCTGATCGAATGGGGCATCGACGCGGCGAAGGTCCGCCAGTTCGACTGGTGGCAGGGCACCGAACTCGACGGCATCGCGTTCACGGCCACGCCCGCGCAGCATTTCTCGGGGCGCAGCCTGTTCGACGGCGATCGCACGCTGTGGGCGTCGTGGACCATTGTCGACGGCGACCTGCGCGTGTTCTTCAGCGGCGACACCGGCTATTTCGACGGCTTCCGCGAGATCGGCGAGCGTCTCGGCCCATTCGACGTGACGCTGCTGGAGACGGGCGCCTACGACGCGCAATGGCCCTACGTCCACATGCAGCCCGAGCAGACCGTGCAGGCCCACGTGGACCTGCGCGGCCGCTGGCTCGTGCCGGTCCACAACGGCACGTTCGATCTGGCGATGCACCGCTGGCAAGAGCCGTTCGAGCGCGTGTTCGGGCTCGCCGCCGCGCGCGGGATTGCGCTCGCCACGCCGCGCATGGGCGAGCGGCTCGATCTGCAGGCGCCGCATCGCGGCGAACGCTGGTGGCGCGCCGTGGCCGACGCGCCGGTGAAGCCCGCGCGCCCGCGCGGCTGGCGCTGCGGCCGCGAGGACGCGTCGGGGGCCTGA
- a CDS encoding GlxA family transcriptional regulator has product MSRTSVRTIAILAVPGVQLLDVSGPLDVFAQANIEAGREAYRLLVLACEPGYIVSSSGVRLVPDGVVGVVGQALPELHTLLVAGAPGIAAANQAGGTGVPAAVPAWLREAVRQCRRFGSVCTGALVLADAGLLDGRRATTHWASVAALAQRCPSATIEADALYVRDGRLRTAAGVTAGLDLALALVEEDLGREIAKRVASQLVMFFKRPGGQLQFSRNGQTQPAGRSVLQDVQRWVAAQPGLDHSVTNLAGRTGLSPRHFARLFHAEVGVTPAAWVELARVNAARELIETAGDTPKQVAAKCGFANADVLRRAFSKHVGVTPAEYRKRYRREER; this is encoded by the coding sequence ATGAGCAGGACGAGCGTCAGAACCATCGCGATCCTGGCCGTGCCGGGCGTGCAGCTGCTCGACGTGAGCGGGCCGCTCGACGTGTTCGCGCAGGCAAATATCGAGGCGGGCCGCGAGGCGTACCGGCTGCTCGTGCTGGCCTGCGAGCCGGGCTACATCGTCAGTTCGTCGGGGGTGCGGCTCGTGCCGGACGGGGTGGTGGGCGTGGTCGGGCAGGCGCTGCCCGAGCTGCATACGCTGCTCGTCGCGGGCGCGCCCGGCATCGCCGCCGCGAATCAGGCCGGCGGCACGGGCGTGCCGGCCGCGGTGCCGGCCTGGCTGCGCGAGGCGGTACGGCAGTGCCGGCGCTTCGGCTCGGTCTGCACCGGCGCGCTGGTGCTGGCCGACGCGGGGCTGCTGGACGGGCGGCGCGCGACCACGCACTGGGCCTCGGTGGCGGCGCTGGCCCAGCGCTGCCCGAGCGCGACGATCGAGGCCGACGCGCTCTACGTGCGCGACGGCCGGCTGCGCACCGCGGCCGGCGTGACGGCCGGGCTCGATCTGGCGCTCGCGCTGGTGGAGGAGGATCTTGGCCGCGAGATCGCGAAGCGCGTGGCGAGCCAGCTCGTGATGTTCTTCAAGCGCCCGGGCGGGCAGCTGCAGTTCAGCCGCAACGGCCAGACGCAGCCGGCCGGCCGCTCGGTGCTGCAGGACGTGCAGCGCTGGGTGGCCGCGCAGCCGGGGCTCGATCACAGCGTGACGAATCTGGCCGGACGCACCGGGCTGAGCCCGCGCCACTTCGCGCGGCTGTTCCATGCCGAGGTCGGCGTCACGCCCGCCGCGTGGGTCGAGCTGGCGCGCGTGAACGCGGCGCGCGAGCTGATCGAGACGGCCGGCGACACGCCCAAGCAGGTGGCCGCCAAATGCGGCTTCGCGAACGCCGACGTGCTGCGCCGCGCGTTCTCGAAGCACGTCGGGGTCACGCCGGCCGAGTACCGGAAACGGTATCGGCGGGAAGAACGGTAG
- a CDS encoding HD domain-containing protein, translated as MSVDIGGIAVPDSRLAREITEFVRDTESPLLFHHSSRVFYFGAMAGRKRGLKFDPELLYAGAMFHDVGLMPSHSSAHERFEVDGANAAREFLRQRGIAQHDIDLVWTAIALHTTPGIPQHMHPVVALVTAGVEMDVLGLTYHEYDDHEREAVTHAHPRPEHFKEDIIQAFYDGIRHKPDTTFGNVKADVIADKEPHFHAGNFCSVIRCSAWKG; from the coding sequence ATGAGTGTCGACATTGGCGGCATCGCCGTCCCCGACAGCCGTCTCGCGCGGGAAATCACCGAATTCGTGCGCGATACCGAGAGCCCGCTGCTGTTTCATCATTCGAGCCGCGTGTTCTATTTCGGCGCGATGGCCGGCCGCAAGCGCGGCCTGAAGTTCGATCCCGAGCTGCTCTATGCGGGCGCGATGTTCCATGACGTCGGGCTGATGCCGTCGCACAGCAGCGCGCACGAGCGCTTCGAGGTGGACGGCGCGAACGCGGCGCGCGAGTTCCTGCGCCAGCGCGGCATCGCGCAGCACGACATCGATCTGGTGTGGACCGCGATCGCGCTGCACACCACGCCGGGCATTCCGCAGCACATGCATCCGGTGGTCGCGCTGGTGACGGCCGGCGTGGAGATGGACGTGCTCGGCCTGACCTATCACGAGTACGACGACCACGAGCGCGAGGCCGTCACGCACGCCCATCCGCGCCCCGAACATTTCAAGGAAGACATCATCCAGGCGTTCTACGACGGCATCCGCCACAAGCCCGACACCACGTTCGGCAACGTGAAGGCCGACGTGATCGCCGACAAGGAGCCGCATTTCCATGCCGGCAACTTCTGCTCGGTGATTCGCTGCTCGGCCTGGAAGGGTTGA
- a CDS encoding GAF domain-containing protein — MPHDEAARLHAVARSQLADTPAHEALDADAALTARLFDTPIALLTLLTRHRQWFKARHGLPLPPETPRAWAFCNHTIRQPEPLVVEDAAADPRFAANPLVAGAPGLRFYAGATLRDYEGYALGAPCVLDLKPRRLVQPQRDTLRLLAELVSDRVNLATRSRRLRWAGHH; from the coding sequence GTGCCGCACGACGAAGCCGCGCGGCTGCACGCCGTGGCGCGCAGCCAGCTCGCGGACACGCCCGCGCACGAGGCGTTGGACGCCGACGCCGCGCTGACCGCCCGGCTGTTCGATACGCCGATCGCGCTGCTCACGCTGCTCACGCGCCACCGGCAATGGTTCAAGGCGCGCCACGGGCTGCCGCTGCCGCCCGAGACGCCGCGTGCCTGGGCGTTCTGCAATCACACGATCCGGCAGCCGGAGCCGCTGGTGGTGGAAGACGCCGCCGCGGACCCGCGCTTCGCGGCCAACCCGCTGGTGGCGGGCGCCCCCGGCCTGCGCTTCTACGCCGGCGCCACGCTGCGCGACTACGAGGGTTACGCGCTCGGCGCGCCGTGCGTGCTCGACCTGAAGCCGCGGCGCCTCGTGCAGCCGCAGCGCGACACGCTGCGGCTGCTCGCCGAACTCGTCTCCGACCGCGTCAACCTCGCCACCCGCAGCCGCCGGCTGCGCTGGGCCGGGCATCACTGA
- a CDS encoding methyl-accepting chemotaxis protein has protein sequence MRHRVVGRRCPDGAGQANRVSEKMGHVREAIRRVADIVAEISAASDEPARGIEQINQAVTQMDALTQQNAALVEQAAAAAQSLDEQPAALGDAGCSA, from the coding sequence GTGCGGCACCGGGTGGTCGGGCGGCGTTGCCCCGACGGCGCCGGCCAGGCGAACCGCGTCAGCGAGAAGATGGGCCACGTGCGCGAGGCGATCCGCCGCGTCGCCGACATCGTCGCCGAGATCTCGGCGGCCTCCGACGAGCCGGCGCGCGGTATTGAGCAGATCAATCAGGCCGTCACGCAGATGGATGCGCTCACGCAGCAGAACGCGGCGCTCGTCGAGCAGGCCGCGGCGGCCGCGCAGTCGCTCGACGAACAGCCGGCGGCGCTCGGCGACGCGGGGTGTTCCGCCTGA
- a CDS encoding helix-turn-helix transcriptional regulator: MELDWQDLAFHHHVATLIDAIDSADFWTRLARVLQRFAPFDNWVGLLFARDRAPLVCAESPTPDGTVDQMFQSYLGALYQLDPFYIAACERPASGLVTLESVAPDNFRMTDYYQRYFKRNIIGDEVQFNHAIDASHTLIFSLGATRRYGERDLATFALVAPWVIALMRQRLPYETFTGGSAQSAAAGPVEAVDAAAAVAARDEAGYVEHFDRVVQQRGHAPLTAREVEVVRLGLSGFSTRAIAERLTISFETVRAHKKHIYAKLGVSSQSELFALFYEPGRQAAG, encoded by the coding sequence ATGGAACTCGACTGGCAGGATCTCGCGTTCCACCATCACGTCGCGACGCTGATCGACGCGATCGACAGCGCCGACTTCTGGACCCGCCTCGCCCGCGTGCTGCAGCGCTTCGCGCCGTTCGACAACTGGGTCGGGCTGCTGTTCGCGCGCGATCGCGCGCCGCTCGTGTGCGCCGAATCGCCGACGCCGGACGGCACCGTCGACCAGATGTTCCAGAGCTACCTCGGCGCGCTCTACCAGCTCGACCCGTTCTATATCGCCGCCTGCGAGCGGCCCGCCTCGGGGCTCGTCACGCTCGAATCGGTCGCGCCCGACAACTTCAGGATGACCGACTATTACCAGCGCTATTTCAAGCGCAACATCATCGGCGACGAGGTGCAATTCAATCATGCGATCGACGCCAGCCACACGCTGATCTTCTCGCTCGGCGCGACGCGCCGCTACGGCGAGCGCGATCTCGCCACCTTCGCGCTGGTGGCGCCGTGGGTGATCGCGCTGATGCGCCAGCGCCTGCCTTACGAAACCTTTACCGGCGGCAGCGCGCAAAGCGCTGCGGCCGGCCCCGTGGAGGCCGTCGATGCCGCCGCGGCGGTGGCCGCGCGCGACGAGGCCGGCTACGTCGAGCATTTCGATCGCGTCGTGCAGCAGCGCGGGCACGCGCCGCTGACCGCGCGCGAGGTGGAAGTGGTGCGGCTCGGCCTGAGCGGATTCTCGACGCGCGCGATCGCCGAGCGGCTGACGATCTCGTTCGAGACCGTGCGCGCGCACAAGAAACATATCTACGCGAAACTCGGCGTCAGTTCCCAGTCGGAGCTGTTCGCGCTGTTCTACGAGCCGGGGCGCCAGGCAGCGGGTTGA
- a CDS encoding carbon-nitrogen hydrolase family protein, with protein MQIELAQIPVADGIVAPNLARVTEVIRARRDGTDLIVFPETTLTGFPTRENVRDVAEAIDGPSIAAVREAARAAGVGVAVGFAERDGERCFNTTLLIDARGEIALRYRKTHLWASDVGVFEPGDRYAVCEFNGLTVGLLICYDIEFPETARAIASLGADLLIVTNGNMDPFGPVHRRAIVARAMENQMFAALVNRIGDGDDNLSFPGESALIGPSGDVLGELRGEDAVLCVTLDPALLAVSREHYSYLHDARVGLVLEDDPQDAAAVPAAPFDGRGRVIRAR; from the coding sequence ATGCAAATCGAACTCGCCCAGATTCCGGTCGCGGACGGCATCGTCGCACCGAACCTGGCCCGCGTGACCGAGGTGATCCGCGCGCGGCGCGACGGCACCGACCTGATCGTCTTCCCCGAGACCACGCTGACGGGCTTTCCGACGCGCGAGAACGTGCGCGACGTGGCCGAGGCCATCGACGGCCCGTCGATCGCCGCGGTGCGCGAGGCGGCCCGCGCGGCCGGGGTGGGCGTGGCGGTGGGCTTCGCGGAGCGCGACGGCGAGCGCTGCTTCAACACCACGTTGCTGATCGACGCGCGCGGCGAGATCGCGCTGCGCTACCGGAAAACCCACCTCTGGGCGTCCGACGTCGGCGTGTTCGAACCCGGCGATCGCTACGCCGTCTGCGAATTCAACGGCCTGACGGTGGGCCTGCTGATCTGCTACGACATCGAGTTCCCGGAGACGGCGCGCGCCATCGCCTCGCTCGGCGCCGACCTGCTGATCGTGACCAACGGCAACATGGATCCGTTCGGCCCCGTGCATCGCCGCGCGATCGTCGCGCGCGCGATGGAAAACCAGATGTTCGCGGCGCTCGTGAACCGGATCGGCGACGGCGACGACAACCTGAGCTTCCCCGGCGAGTCGGCGCTGATCGGCCCGTCGGGCGACGTGCTGGGCGAGTTGCGCGGCGAGGACGCGGTGCTGTGCGTGACGCTCGATCCGGCGCTGCTCGCCGTGAGCCGCGAGCACTACAGCTATCTGCACGACGCGCGCGTGGGCCTCGTGCTCGAGGACGATCCGCAGGATGCCGCGGCGGTGCCAGCCGCGCCGTTCGACGGACGCGGCCGCGTGATCCGCGCGCGCTGA